CCTGTGTCGTGATTGGGACAGGAATTGGCGGAGCTATGATTATCAATGGCAAACTTCACCGTGGTCGCCACGGCTTAGGTGGTGAGTTTGGCTATATGACAACCATTGAACCAGCTGAAAAACTCAACAACTGGTCGCTACTAGCCTCTACAGGAAACATGGTTCGTTACGTAATTGAAAAATCTGGTCAGACTGACTGGGATGGTCGCAAGATTTACCAAGAAGCTGCAGCTGGCAATGCTCTTTGTCAAGAAGCTATTTTGCGCATGAACCGTAATCTGGCGCAAGGCTTGCTCAATATTCAGTATCTCATCGACCCAGATGTCATTAGTCTGGGAGGCTCCATCAGTCAGAATCCAGACTTTATCCAAGGTGTCAAAAAAGCTGTCGATGAATTTGTCGAAACCTACGAAGAATACACGGTCGCACCAGTTATCCAGACCTGCACCTATCACGCAGACGCCAATCTCTACGGTGCCCTTGTCAACTGGCTACAGGAGGAAAATCAGTGGTAAGATTTACAGGACTTAGTCCCAAACAAACTCAGGCAATCGACTTGCTGACAAAGCATATCTCTTTACCAGATGTGGAAATTGCAGTCGCTCAGTCTGATCAGGCCTCTATCTCTATCAAGGGTGAAAGTGGACACTATCAACTAACCTATCGCAAACCTCACCAACTATACCGCGCCTTGTCCTTATTGGCAACAGCTCTAGTAGAAGGGGATAAGGTAGAGATTGAAGAAGAAGCTGCTTACGAAGAGTTGGCCTACATGGCAGACTGTTCACGAAATGCAGTGCTCAATGTCGCTTCTGCCAAACAGATGATTGAGGTCTTGGCTCTCATGGGCTACTCAACATTTGAGCTTTACATGGAAGACACCTACCAGATTGAGGGACAGCCTTACTTTGGCTATTTCCGTGGTGCCTACTCGGCTGAGGAGTTGCAGGAAATCGAAGCCTACGCTCAGCAGTTTGACATGACCTTTGTGCCTTGCATCCAGACCTTGGCCCACTTGTCAGCCTTTGTCAAATGGGGTGTTAAGGAAGTGCAAGAACTCCGTGATGTGGAGGACATTCTCCTTATCGGCGAAGAAAAGGTTTATGACCTGATTGATGGCATGTTTGCCACTCTATCTAAACTGCAGACTCGCAAGGTCAATATCGGGATGGACGAAGCCCATTTGGTTGGTTTGGGGCGCTACCTCATTTTGAACGGTGTTGTGGACCGTAGTCTCCTTATGTGCCAACACTTGGAGCGCGTACTGGATATTGCAGACAAGTATGGTTTCCACTGCCAGATGTGGAGCGATATGTTCTTTAAACTCATGTCAGCAGATGGCCAGTACGACCGTGATGTGGAGATTCCTGAGGAAACTCGTGTCTACCTCGACCGACTTAAAGATCGTGTAACCTTGGTTTACTGGGATTATTATCAGGACAGCGAGGAAAAATACAACCGCAA
This window of the Streptococcus sp. D7B5 genome carries:
- a CDS encoding ROK family protein, whose product is MTIATIDIGGTGIKFASLTPDGKILDKTSTPTPENLEDLLTWLDQRLSEKDYKGIAMSVPGAVNQETGVIEGISAVPYIHGFSWYEALAHHQLPVHLENDANCVGLSELLAHPEIENAACVVIGTGIGGAMIINGKLHRGRHGLGGEFGYMTTIEPAEKLNNWSLLASTGNMVRYVIEKSGQTDWDGRKIYQEAAAGNALCQEAILRMNRNLAQGLLNIQYLIDPDVISLGGSISQNPDFIQGVKKAVDEFVETYEEYTVAPVIQTCTYHADANLYGALVNWLQEENQW
- a CDS encoding beta-N-acetylhexosaminidase, producing MVRFTGLSPKQTQAIDLLTKHISLPDVEIAVAQSDQASISIKGESGHYQLTYRKPHQLYRALSLLATALVEGDKVEIEEEAAYEELAYMADCSRNAVLNVASAKQMIEVLALMGYSTFELYMEDTYQIEGQPYFGYFRGAYSAEELQEIEAYAQQFDMTFVPCIQTLAHLSAFVKWGVKEVQELRDVEDILLIGEEKVYDLIDGMFATLSKLQTRKVNIGMDEAHLVGLGRYLILNGVVDRSLLMCQHLERVLDIADKYGFHCQMWSDMFFKLMSADGQYDRDVEIPEETRVYLDRLKDRVTLVYWDYYQDSEEKYNRNFRNHHKISQDIAFAGGAWKWIGFTPNNHFSRLIALEANKACRANDIKEVIVTGWGDNGGETAQFSILPSLQIWAELSYRNDLDRLSAHFKTNTGLSVEDFIQIDLANLLPDLLGNLSGINPNRYVFYQDILCPILDKHMTPEQDKPHFAQAAATLAEIKEKAGNYAYLFETQAQLNQILSSKVDVGRRIRQAYQVNDKESLREIASQELPKLRSEIENFHALFSHQWLKENKVFGLDTVDIRMGGLLQRIKRAESRIEAYLSDQIDRIDELEVEILPFTDFYADKDFAATTANQWHTIATASTIYTT